Proteins found in one Paenibacillus dendritiformis genomic segment:
- the cysW gene encoding sulfate ABC transporter permease subunit CysW, producing MAAPQSATLSPSPPPASRKLAPRAGCTTESPLVRRLLIAVALGFIGLVLLVPLAAVFAQAFKRGADVYFAALTEPDALAAIRLTLITALIAVPLNTIFGITAAWCLTKFAFRGKQWLITLIDLPFSVSPVIAGFLFILLFGAHGWFGSWLAAHDVQIVFALPGIVLATLFVTFPFVARELIPIMQAQGRLEEEAAATLGAKGWKMFRHITLPNIKWGLLYGIIICNARAMGEFGAVSVVSGHIRGETNTLPLHVEILYNEYQFSAAFATASLLVALALLTLAAKQWLERTRT from the coding sequence ATGGCCGCTCCTCAGTCCGCTACCCTCTCCCCTTCCCCGCCGCCAGCGTCGCGCAAGCTTGCGCCCCGCGCCGGCTGCACGACCGAATCGCCGCTCGTCCGCCGGCTGCTCATCGCCGTCGCGCTCGGCTTCATCGGTCTCGTCCTGCTGGTCCCGCTCGCGGCCGTCTTCGCGCAGGCGTTCAAGCGGGGCGCGGATGTCTACTTCGCCGCGCTGACCGAGCCGGACGCGCTGGCGGCCATCCGGCTGACGCTGATCACGGCCCTCATCGCCGTGCCGCTGAATACGATATTCGGCATCACCGCCGCATGGTGCCTGACCAAGTTCGCTTTTCGCGGCAAGCAATGGCTCATTACCCTTATCGATCTGCCCTTTTCCGTATCGCCGGTCATTGCGGGCTTCCTCTTCATTCTGCTGTTCGGCGCCCACGGCTGGTTCGGCTCCTGGCTGGCGGCGCATGACGTGCAGATCGTGTTTGCGCTCCCGGGCATCGTGCTCGCCACACTGTTCGTCACCTTTCCGTTCGTGGCGCGGGAGCTCATCCCGATCATGCAAGCTCAGGGCAGGCTGGAAGAAGAAGCGGCCGCCACGCTTGGCGCGAAGGGATGGAAGATGTTCCGCCACATTACGCTCCCGAACATCAAATGGGGGCTTCTCTACGGCATTATTATTTGTAACGCCCGTGCCATGGGCGAGTTCGGAGCCGTATCGGTCGTCTCCGGTCATATCCGCGGCGAGACGAACACGCTCCCCCTGCATGTGGAAATCCTGTATAACGAGTACCAGTTCTCCGCCGCGTTCGCCACGGCCTCGCTGCTGGTCGCCCTGGCGCTGCTCACGCTTGCGGCGAAGCAGTGGCTCGAGCGGACGCGCACCTGA
- a CDS encoding glycosyltransferase family 2 protein, with protein sequence MTCPRIPGLVSIVITNYNKSAFLIDCLDSILRQTYPNWEIILVDDASTDDSLLQVENWLQVNREQLADRTFITVPLPRNIGYAGAVTTGFYAAAGEYIAAQDSDDISHHERLERQVSFLQGRPEIELVGTNYEVFEHGQLEQKSKAGWIRYGEQIRKVYANGGHCVCHGTIMLRGKLFDRIGGHTRRIEGAEDYEFIARALNVKPLNIENIPDILYYYRRHPNQRSRKYFGKDRLKRNET encoded by the coding sequence ATGACCTGCCCAAGAATACCCGGTCTTGTCAGCATCGTGATAACAAACTACAACAAATCAGCTTTTTTGATAGATTGCTTGGATAGCATCTTACGGCAAACGTATCCGAACTGGGAAATCATTCTCGTCGACGATGCCTCGACAGACGATTCTTTGCTGCAAGTGGAGAACTGGTTGCAAGTCAATCGGGAGCAACTCGCCGACCGGACGTTTATTACGGTCCCCCTGCCCCGCAATATCGGTTATGCCGGGGCGGTGACGACCGGCTTCTATGCGGCTGCAGGAGAATATATCGCTGCCCAGGACTCGGATGATATTTCACATCATGAACGTCTGGAGCGGCAAGTGTCCTTTTTGCAGGGCCGCCCGGAAATCGAGCTGGTGGGAACCAACTATGAAGTGTTCGAGCATGGGCAATTGGAACAGAAATCAAAAGCGGGCTGGATCCGGTACGGAGAACAAATACGCAAAGTATATGCCAACGGCGGCCACTGTGTATGCCATGGAACCATCATGCTTCGGGGGAAGCTGTTCGATCGGATCGGCGGGCATACAAGGAGGATAGAAGGTGCGGAGGACTATGAATTTATAGCCAGAGCGTTGAACGTGAAGCCCCTGAATATCGAAAATATACCCGACATCCTGTATTATTACCGCAGGCATCCGAATCAGCGGTCCCGGAAATACTTTGGAAAAGATCGGCTGAAGCGCAATGAGACATAA